One part of the Trypanosoma brucei brucei TREU927 chromosome 4, complete sequence genome encodes these proteins:
- a CDS encoding asparaginyl-tRNA synthetase, putative (similar to SP:O43776: Asparaginyl-tRNA synthetase, cytoplasmic (EC 6.1.1.22) (Asparagine--tRNA ligase) (AsnRS). {Homo sapiens}), producing the protein MVLMRKFRCHGGVQCNCALHCFYFYRCPLLCTNIPIRTAAVLSSLRRSSPLLSDPYESGTKKTFSPRRAFIHTTERSKLMSEEIITKLREVVGLDEKNAKDLSTKPERVTDLLEFFGVQGITAASPREQKVMMFNIWTKVKLSEHRDHIATYVKNNKLDSTQKVDAAVRFVNALKANAAFEVAKFEEECGVGVVLSRDDTVRLVKEALEAEDPKVLKASWVKNPNMLIGKVKRAKGLQWADISVVKSAVEEMVPPMIEGVVLEEAPSKPKQAAPSAPSGKGAGGAQQCPRNDDWKNVVDTKKRNLIGDLPKCKEGEIVHVIGWAHRVRHQSRISFVVLRDGSGYIQVVFGGETEPFHRETSLAIRGRLKHEPKAKAELQPPYELHVEEYAIIGNSDGSIENVITAESSPDKLLDDRHLVIRGTYGSTTLKVRHELIRAFREYFWSKGMYEVTPPTLVGTQCEGGSTLFDVMYYGKKAYLTQSSQLYLEACTASLGDVYCLLSSYRAEKSKTKRHLSEYTHLEVEYAVCNFEEMLTYIEDLIVSVFNMVIERVGDLIAFMNPKQLVDPNGNPRDPKNWKLAPKKPFRRLKYADAIKFCNEHNILNPETNEPFKFGEDITDQPERAMVGMIGEIVLMTHFPAEMKSFYMARDDHDNRLTESVDVLAPGIGEVVGGSMRMWDYDELMEAYKREGLDPEVYYWYTEQRKYGSTPHGGFGLGLERLLVWLLDLDSVRDACLFPRYMGRCQP; encoded by the coding sequence ATGGTGTTGATGCGTAAGTTTCGATGCCATGGCGGGGTGCAGTGCAACTGTGCCCTCCactgcttttacttttatcgCTGCCCCTTATTATGTACAAATATACCGATACGTACTGCTGCGGTACTGAGCTCCCTTAGAAGATCCTCACCACTGCTGTCTGATCCCTACGAAAgcggcacaaaaaaaaccttctCCCCCCGTCGAGCCTTTATTCACACCACAGAAAGAAGCAAATTGATGTCGGAGGAAATAATTACAAAGCTTCGGGAGGTTGTTGGCTTGGATGAAAAGAATGCGAAGGATTTGTCCACGAAGCCTGAACGTGTGACGGACCTTCTCGAGTTCTTCGGCGTCCAGGGAATTACGGCCGCCTCGCCTCGGGAGCAAAAGGTGATGATGTTCAATATTTGGACAAAGGTGAAACTCTCCGAGCATCGTGACCACATCGCCACTTACGTAAAGAATAATAAGCTCGACTCCACGCAGAAGGTGGACGCTGCCGTGCGGTTTGTTAATGCCCTCAAGGCGAACGCCGCGTTTGAAGTTGCGAAGTTTGAGGAAGAGTGCGGTGTCGGTGTTGTATTGTCCCGTGATGATACCGTCAGGCTTGTGAAGGAGGCACTGGAAGCGGAGGATCCCAAAGTGCTCAAGGCTTCGTGGGTGAAGAATCCCAATATGCTCATTGGTAAGGTGAAACGAGCAAAGGGACTGCAGTGGGCCGACATCAGCGTGGTAAAGTCTgcagtggaggaaatggtgCCCCCCATGATTGAAGGTGTTGTACTTGAGGAAGCACCCAGTAAACCAAAGCAGGCAGCACCGTCTGCTCCGTCCGGTAAGGGAGCGGGAGGCGCACAGCAGTGCCCACGCAACGATGACTGGAAGAACGTCGTTGATACGAAGAAACGCAATCTTATTGGCGATTTACCCAAGTGCAAGGAAGGTGAAATTGTGCACGTAATTGGGTGGGCGCATCGTGTCCGGCATCAGTCACGCATTTCCTTTGTTGTACTACGTGATGGTTCGGGCTACATTCAAGTGGTTTTTGGAGGCGAAACGGAACCGTTTCATCGAGAGACGTCGTTGGCTATCCGTGGAAGACTGAAACACGAACCAAAGGCCAAAGCCGAGTTGCAGCCCCCGTACGAACTGCACGTGGAGGAGTACGCTATCATTGGCAACTCAGACGGAAGCATTGAAAACGTTATTACAGCTGAAAGCTCCCCTGATAAATTGCTGGATGATAGACATTTAGTCATTAGAGGAACGTATGGATCTACAACACTAAAGGTGCGGCATGAACTTATTCGTGCCTTCCGCGAGTACTTCTGGTCCAAGGGGATGTACGAAGTAACACCGCCAACGCTTGTGGGTACTCAGTGTGAGGGTGGGTCAACTCTTTTTGACGTGATGTATTACGGAAAGAAGGCGTATCTCACTCAGTCCTCTCAGTTATACCTGGAAGCCTGCACAGCTTCCCTTGGAGATGTTTACTGTCTCCTTTCAAGCTACAGAGCAGAGAAATCCAAAACGAAACGCCATCTAAGTGAGTACACACACTTGGAAGTGGAGTATGCGGTGTGCAATTTTGAGGAGATGTTGACATATATTGAGGACCTCATCGTGTCGGTGTTCAACATGGTGATTGAACGTGTCGGTGACCTCATTGCCTTCATGAATCCCAAGCAATTGGTCGATCCGAACGGCAACCCACGCGATCCCAAGAACTGGAAACTGGCGCCGAAGAAACCCTTCAGGCGGCTCAAGTATGCTGATGCAATTAAATTCTGCAACGAGCACAACATATTAAACCCCGAGACCAATGAGCCATTCAAATTCGGTGAGGACATCACTGATCAACCGGAGCGGGCAATGGTGGGAATGATTGGCGAGATTGTTTTAATGACGCATTTCCCTGCCGAAATGAAGTCCTTTTACATGGCTCGGGATGATCATGACAACCGGCTCACGGAGTCAGTGGATGTGTTGGCGCCCGGCATTGGTGAAGTGGTTGGCGGCTCGATGCGTATGTGGGATTATGATGAGTTAATGGAGGCATACAAACGCGAGGGTCTCGACCCCGAGGTGTACTACTGGTATACGGAGCAGCGGAAGTACGGCTCAACTCCGCACGGTGGTTTCGGGTTGGGGCTGGAGCGGCTGCTTGTGTGGCTGTTGGATCTTGACTCCGTAAGGGATGCGTGTTTGTTCCCACGTTATATGGGTCGATGCCAACCCTAA
- a CDS encoding G-actin binding protein, putative, translated as MAKALSVSFKIDSVLQEAFGKIAAEDSRLRALVITVEDETMRLRGAPLEATGNQSDDLVKLRDAITEDGLSAAFLIVKLAKGEFAQISFCSEDVKPKVRMMHSSGAMHLAEVSGLQKPPFKLTKRNVERMDDICESLFKKESESSRAELMTEEEKLHAAVAKLEVAPPVAVMPGVTVPISEEGVLLLKRMANSEVNAVTFAIDKEKFVVEKSLEAAAAVSALTAASLADDVVALLPEGQPRVVVMRCPTAEAGVIIVNVCPPTCKPRERMTYSSCRASFVQQAQQHNVKCVRRMEVGEMDEFREAVVEAFAEQTSGDGKP; from the coding sequence ATGGCAAAAGCCCTTAGTGTCAGTTTCAAAATAGACTCCGTACTGCAAGAGGCGTTTGGTAAAATAGCAGCTGAGGATTCTCGTCTTCGTGCGTTGGTCATTACTGTTGAGGATGAAACAATGCGGCTCCGCGGTGCGCCGCTGGAAGCCACAGGGAACCAAAGTGATGATTTGGTCAAGCTGCGAGACGCCATTACCGAAGACGGCTTGAGTGCTGCCTTTCTAATTGTTAAACTTGCTAAAGGTGAATTTGCTCAAATATCGTTTTGCTCAGAAGATGTAAAACCAAAGGTGAGAATGATGCATTCGTCGGGGGCGATGCATCTCGCCGAAGTTTCTGGGCTGCAGAAGCCGCCCTTCAAGTTAACGAAGCGCAATGTTGAGCGCATGGATGACATCTGTGAATCACTATTTAAAAAGGAATCAGAGAGTAGTCGCGCTGAGCTCATgacggaggaagagaaacttCATGCTGCCGTGGCTAAGCTGGAGGTGGCTCCACCTGTTGCCGTCATGCCGGGTGTAACTGTGCCTATAAGTGAGGAGGGAGTTCTTCTGCTGAAGCGTATGGCAAATAGTGAAGTGAACGCGGTAACGTTTGCGATTGACAAGGAGAAGTTTGTGGTGGAAAAGTCACTTGAAGCTGCCGCGGCGGTGAGCGCTTTGACGGCTGCTTCACTCGCGGATGATGTTGTGGCCCTCCTTCCTGAAGGTCAGCCGCGtgtggtggtgatgcggTGTCCAACCGCAGAGGCGGGGGTAATCATCGTGAACGTGTGCCCACCCACGTGCAAACCTCGTGAACGTATGACATACTCATCTTGCAGGGCCTCGTTTGTGCAACAGGCGCAACAACATAACGTGAAGTGCGTGAGGCGAATGGAAGTTGGTGAGATGGATGAGTTTCGTGAGGCCGTGGTGGAAGCATTCGCGGAGCAAACCAGTGGAGACGGAAAACCGTAA